One window of the Suricata suricatta isolate VVHF042 chromosome 7, meerkat_22Aug2017_6uvM2_HiC, whole genome shotgun sequence genome contains the following:
- the VNN1 gene encoding pantetheinase: protein MNRNLDLLEKAVVLAAKQGAHIIVTPEDGIYGWNFNRETIYPYLEDIPDPRVNWIPCINTNRFGYTPVQERLSCLALDNSIYVVANIGDKKPCNASDPQCPSDGRYQYNTDVVFDSQGKLVARYHKHNLFMGENQFNVPKKPEVVTFDTIFGRFGIFTCFDILFHDPAVSLVKDFHVDTIVFPTAWMNVLPHLSAIEFHSAWAMGMGVNFLAANIHYPHKRMTGSGIYAPDSPRAFHYDMKTKEGKLLISRLDSSSRHPVMVNWTSYASSIKAFSTGNQEFKSTAFFDEFTFLELTGVTGNYTVCQKELCCHLSYKMSEKKPDEAYALGAFDGLHTAEGSYYLQVCTLLKCKTPNLGTCGDAVETASTRFEMFSLSGTFGTQYVFPEVLLSDSQLAPGEFQVSSDGRLFSVKPPSGPVLTVTLFGRVYEKDSMLKASADLRAQAPGVMLGVIALTVCSFSW from the exons ATGAACCGAAATCTGGATCTTTTGGAGAAAGCAGTTGTTTTGGCAGCAAAACAG GGTGCACATATTATTGTGACTCCGGAAGATGGTATCTATGGCTGGAATTTTAACAGGGAAACTATCTACCCATACTTGGAGGATATCCCAGACCCTCGGGTGAACTGGATCCCGTGTATTAATACCAACAG GTTTGGCTACACCCCAGTGCAAGAAAGACTCAGTTGCCTGGCCCTGGACAACTCTATCTATGTTGTAGCAAATATTGGGGACAAGAAACCATGCAATGCCAGTGACCCTCAGTGTCCCTCCGATGGTCGTTACCAGTACAACACTGATGTGGTGTTTGATTCTCAGGGAAAGCTGGTGGCACGTTACCATAAG CACAATCTTTTCATGGGTGAAAATCAATTCAATGTACCAAAGAAGCCTGAGGTTGTAACTTTTGACACCATCTTTGGAAGATTTGGCATTTTCACGTGCTTTGATATACTCTTCCATGATCCTGCTGTTTCTCTGGTGAAAGATTTCCATGTGGATACCATAGTCTTCCCGACAGCATGGATGAATGTTTTGCCACATTTATCAGCTATTGAATTCCACTCAGCTTGGGCAATGGGCATGGGGGTCAATTTCCTTGCAGCCAATATACACTACCCCCACAAGAGAATGACAG GAAGTGGTATCTATGCACCTGACTCTCCAAGAGCATTTCATTATGATATgaagacaaaggaaggaaaactccTCATCTCACGACTGGATTCTTCTTCACGCCATCCTGTAATGGTGAATTGGACTTCTTATGCCAGTAGTATAAAAGCATTCTCAACAGGAAATCAGGAATTTAAAAGTACTGCCTTTTTTGATGAATTCACCTTTTTGGAGCTCACAGGAGTCACAGGAAATTACACAGTTTGTCAGAAAGAACTCTGCTGCCATTTGAGCTACAAGATGTCTGAGAAGAAACCAGATGAAGCTTATGCCCTAGGGGCATTTGATGGACTACATACTGCCGAAGGGAGTTACTACCTACAG GTTTGTACTCTGCTGAAGTGTAAAACACCGAACTTAGGCACTTGTGGTGATGCAGTTGAAACTGCTTCCACCAGGTTTGAAATGTTTTCCCTCAGTGGCACTTTTGGAACCCAATATGTCTTCCCTGAGGTGTTGCTGAGCGACAGTCAGCTTGCACCTGGAGAATTTCAG GTGTCAAGTGATGGACGCTTGTTTAGCGTGAAGCCGCCATCGGGACCTGTCCTGACCGTGACCCTGTTTGGGAGGGTGTATGAGAAGGACTCGATGTTAAAGGCCTCAGCAGACCTGAGGGCACAAGCACCAGGAGTAATGCTCGGAGTCATAGCGCTGACTGTGTGCTCATTCAGTTGGTGa